Proteins encoded in a region of the Mycolicibacterium neoaurum genome:
- a CDS encoding hemerythrin domain-containing protein, with translation MNSSEQKAQLSTVEPDLSGILLAHRAMVTDIGRLAELTTAIAQRRTPYSATRARAITRYIALMCESIHHHHTMEDDVLWPIIESSAAGLVDLTELTDDHATLDPRLDRLRAAATAFARSGDAELARPLAAGLADLHRLLHAHIADEERELFPVIRRHVSVADWQAVETAARKTGRLSFEGPRVLAVATDAERATIAAELPAPLMLLLRFLTWRHNRFERTVFG, from the coding sequence ATGAACAGCTCCGAACAAAAAGCCCAACTCAGCACCGTCGAGCCCGACCTCAGCGGCATCCTGCTCGCCCACCGCGCCATGGTCACAGATATCGGTCGGCTCGCCGAGCTGACCACCGCCATCGCCCAGCGCCGGACCCCGTACAGCGCCACCCGGGCCCGTGCCATCACCCGCTACATCGCGTTGATGTGCGAGTCGATCCATCACCACCACACCATGGAAGACGATGTGCTGTGGCCGATCATCGAATCCTCGGCGGCCGGTCTGGTCGACCTGACCGAGCTCACCGATGATCACGCCACCCTCGATCCTCGGCTGGATCGGCTGCGCGCGGCCGCAACGGCGTTCGCCCGTTCCGGGGACGCCGAGCTGGCCCGGCCGTTGGCCGCCGGGCTGGCCGATCTGCACCGGTTGCTGCACGCCCATATCGCCGATGAGGAGCGCGAGCTGTTCCCGGTGATCCGCAGGCATGTCTCGGTGGCGGATTGGCAGGCCGTGGAGACCGCGGCCCGCAAGACCGGCCGGTTGTCCTTCGAGGGGCCGCGGGTGTTGGCGGTCGCCACCGATGCCGAACGCGCCACCATCGCCGCGGAGCTGCCCGCCCCGCTGATGCTGTTGCTGCGTTTCTTGACCTGGCGGCATAACCGCTTCGAGCGCACCGTCTTCGGCTGA
- the pgm gene encoding phosphoglucomutase (alpha-D-glucose-1,6-bisphosphate-dependent) yields MVANPRAGQPAQPEDLVDLPHLVTAYYTVAPDPDDVAQQVVFGTSGHRGSALDGAFNEPHILATTQAIVEYRAAQGTTGPLFIGRDTHALSEPAWVSALEVLAGNEVVAMIDAADRYTPTPAVSHAILTFNRGRDADLADGIVVTPSHNPPRDGGFKYNPPSGGPADSDATSVIAKRANEILRGGLKDVRRVPLARALQTAQRHDYLNAYVADLPNVVNLHAIRAEGVRIGADPLGGASVDYWAAIAETHRLDLTVVNPLVDATWRFMTLDTDGKIRMDCSSPNAMASLIANRDSYQIATGNDADSDRHGIVTPDGGLLNPNHYLAVAIDYLYTHRTGWSPDTAVGKTAVSSSIIDRVVGGLGRILVEVPVGFKWFVDGLVTGTIGFGGEESAGASFLRTDGTTWTTDKDGIILALLASEILAVTGSTPSQRYAELAERYGAPTYARIDAPADREQKARLAKLSADQVTATELAGEPITAKLTAAPGNGAALGGLKVTTENAWFAARPSGTEDVYKIYAESFKGPEHLAEVQEAAKSVVNTVIG; encoded by the coding sequence ATGGTGGCCAATCCGCGAGCCGGGCAGCCGGCACAGCCAGAAGATCTCGTCGACCTGCCGCATCTGGTCACCGCGTATTACACCGTGGCACCCGATCCCGATGATGTCGCCCAACAGGTGGTGTTCGGCACCTCTGGGCACCGCGGTTCGGCACTCGACGGGGCGTTCAACGAACCGCACATCCTGGCGACCACGCAGGCCATCGTCGAGTACCGCGCCGCGCAGGGCACCACCGGGCCACTGTTCATCGGCCGCGACACCCATGCACTCAGCGAGCCGGCCTGGGTATCGGCACTGGAGGTGCTGGCCGGCAACGAGGTGGTCGCCATGATCGACGCCGCCGATCGCTACACCCCGACCCCGGCGGTCAGCCACGCCATCCTGACGTTCAACCGCGGCAGAGATGCCGATCTGGCCGACGGGATCGTCGTCACGCCGTCGCACAACCCGCCCCGCGACGGCGGTTTCAAGTACAACCCGCCCAGCGGCGGGCCCGCCGACAGCGATGCCACCTCGGTGATCGCCAAGCGCGCCAACGAGATCCTGCGCGGCGGTCTCAAGGATGTGCGGCGTGTCCCGCTGGCGCGCGCCTTGCAGACCGCGCAGCGGCACGACTACCTGAACGCCTACGTCGCGGATCTGCCCAATGTGGTGAACCTGCACGCGATCCGCGCCGAGGGTGTGCGCATCGGGGCCGATCCGCTGGGCGGGGCCAGCGTCGACTATTGGGCGGCGATCGCCGAGACCCACCGGCTGGACCTGACGGTGGTCAACCCGTTGGTCGACGCGACGTGGCGGTTCATGACGCTGGACACCGACGGCAAGATCCGGATGGACTGCAGTTCACCGAACGCCATGGCCTCGCTAATCGCCAACCGGGACAGCTATCAGATCGCCACCGGTAACGACGCCGACTCCGACCGGCACGGCATAGTCACCCCCGACGGTGGTCTGCTCAACCCGAACCACTACCTGGCCGTGGCCATCGACTACCTCTACACCCACCGGACCGGTTGGTCTCCGGACACTGCCGTCGGCAAGACCGCGGTGAGTAGTTCGATCATCGACCGGGTGGTCGGCGGGCTGGGCCGCATCCTGGTCGAGGTGCCGGTCGGATTCAAATGGTTCGTCGACGGATTGGTCACCGGCACAATCGGTTTCGGCGGTGAGGAGAGCGCCGGTGCATCCTTCCTGCGCACCGACGGGACGACGTGGACCACCGACAAGGACGGCATCATCCTGGCGCTGCTGGCATCGGAGATCCTGGCGGTCACCGGGTCGACACCGTCGCAGCGCTACGCCGAACTCGCCGAGCGTTACGGTGCGCCGACCTACGCCCGCATCGACGCCCCCGCCGACCGGGAGCAGAAGGCGCGGCTGGCCAAGCTGTCGGCCGATCAGGTCACCGCGACCGAACTCGCCGGCGAGCCCATCACCGCCAAACTCACCGCGGCGCCGGGCAACGGGGCGGCCCTCGGCGGGTTGAAGGTGACCACCGAGAACGCGTGGTTCGCCGCGCGGCCGTCGGGCACCGAGGACGTCTACAAGATCTACGCCGAGTCGTTCAAAGGCCCCGAGCACCTGGCGGAGGTGCAGGAGGCCGCCAAGTCGGTGGTCAATACAGTCATCGGGTGA
- a CDS encoding BTAD domain-containing putative transcriptional regulator, producing MTAQVPFPVRVSVMGPLRAWVDGTPADLGGPKQRSVLLRLVLAYGEVVSVDRLIEDLWAGEPPPKALAALQAYISHLRRVLEPGRERRAPAQVIVSAAPGYCLRLPDGAVDVWALEAGFAAAERSPAPPEEQAERLQDLVLAWTGDPYAEVCDALWAAPEVARLAEVRLAMLEAHAAAQAALDNHAAVVRALEPVVREHPAREAAACLLASAHYRSGRQVAALDVLRRTTGYLVDELGLEPARAVRDLERDILRQAVHLDPIELEPVAVAPQHEVRTSTALRGRTVELAELAGAATAAAEGLKVVWIGGEAGAGKTTLVDAAANRLRESGWVVAAGRSPEVDGAPPGWAWTEVLRTFAASLTTEQADALAPLLHTGGPVEIGAFWTAHALADVLEQAAARAPLLVVLDDLHRTDGLTLELLRLTADRLATHPVLVVGTYRPSEAGAELGQARAALANHTAAHLLLDGLDDAALMQLATDCGLVAVTPETLRLVRERTGGNPLFARELVRLMVAEGVDAAHGAVPAGVGDVVRRRLTRLPPQTATALRQAAVLGREVDITLLGELARSDDDALLDALEPAVLAGLVEESAPDRIRFAHNLIRDTLYDDMSVLRRSRLHAAALQMLRGRRADAASLAYHAVAAATAETAMEAADFAMGAAAEADAVGAPAEAARRWRSAVQMFELAGADQATAIAARCGLIAALAQAGDALGSREELHRTMADLGHDDGMAVRALTASTSPLVWRVRVGDQLDPVIVDPLRRVLERERLTPIRIRLLLTLFTELEGVEHDAALAASTEALELVRGLDDRWLLLAVLNVRAFACLGPDLADERESVLAEMLSVAEELDAVDYQAVAHWFAFLDASGRSDLARAAAHVDQAVARAGTGQLGFLLGVLDAFGAQLAVLAGHTDEGERGYVAVSAKLAEYGVANGAHIGIVGRVSANLVRGSLAPMADELVAVHRHVSRMIADGAVIALHQAGRPEEAAQIWTERIPNERSFYFVAMATLRAHAAVAVGDLDVAVRTAEELRPYSGRFAGLDNGTLLTGPVDDALAVVAEATGDHQRAADHRRAAAELIDRLRAAAQALLD from the coding sequence ATGACAGCGCAGGTTCCTTTCCCGGTGCGGGTCAGCGTCATGGGGCCGTTGCGGGCATGGGTCGATGGAACGCCGGCGGATCTGGGCGGCCCGAAACAACGGTCGGTACTGCTGCGGCTGGTGTTGGCCTACGGCGAGGTGGTCTCGGTCGACCGGCTGATCGAGGATCTCTGGGCGGGAGAGCCACCGCCGAAGGCCTTGGCCGCGTTGCAGGCCTATATCTCGCACCTGCGCCGGGTGCTCGAACCCGGCCGGGAACGCCGGGCGCCGGCGCAGGTGATCGTCAGTGCCGCGCCCGGCTACTGCCTGCGGTTGCCCGACGGCGCCGTCGATGTCTGGGCGCTGGAGGCGGGTTTCGCGGCCGCCGAACGATCGCCCGCGCCGCCCGAGGAGCAGGCCGAGCGTCTACAGGATCTGGTGCTGGCCTGGACCGGCGATCCCTATGCCGAGGTGTGTGATGCTCTGTGGGCCGCGCCCGAGGTCGCCCGCCTGGCCGAGGTGCGGTTGGCGATGCTCGAGGCGCACGCCGCCGCCCAAGCGGCACTGGACAATCACGCCGCCGTGGTGCGCGCGCTCGAACCCGTCGTGCGCGAGCATCCGGCCCGGGAGGCGGCGGCCTGCCTGCTGGCCTCGGCGCACTATCGCAGTGGTCGTCAGGTGGCCGCCCTGGATGTCTTGCGCCGCACGACCGGCTACCTCGTCGACGAACTGGGCCTGGAACCGGCCCGGGCGGTGCGGGACCTGGAACGCGACATTCTGCGTCAGGCTGTCCATCTCGACCCGATCGAGCTGGAACCGGTCGCGGTGGCACCCCAGCATGAGGTTCGGACCAGCACTGCGCTGCGCGGTCGCACCGTGGAGCTGGCCGAGCTCGCCGGCGCCGCGACCGCCGCGGCGGAAGGTCTGAAGGTGGTGTGGATCGGCGGGGAGGCCGGGGCGGGCAAGACGACGTTGGTCGATGCGGCGGCCAACCGGCTTCGCGAGTCCGGCTGGGTGGTGGCTGCCGGGCGCAGCCCCGAGGTCGACGGTGCCCCGCCGGGCTGGGCGTGGACCGAGGTGCTGCGGACTTTCGCGGCGTCGTTGACCACCGAGCAGGCCGACGCGCTGGCGCCGCTGCTGCACACCGGTGGGCCGGTCGAGATCGGCGCGTTCTGGACCGCGCACGCGCTGGCCGATGTGCTGGAGCAGGCGGCCGCACGGGCGCCGCTGTTGGTGGTGCTCGACGACCTGCACCGCACCGACGGTCTGACCCTGGAGCTGTTGCGGCTGACTGCCGACCGGCTGGCCACCCACCCGGTGCTGGTCGTCGGCACCTATCGACCATCCGAAGCCGGTGCCGAACTCGGCCAGGCCAGGGCAGCCCTTGCCAACCACACGGCGGCCCACCTGCTGCTCGACGGTCTCGACGATGCGGCGCTGATGCAGCTGGCGACCGACTGCGGTCTGGTGGCGGTGACGCCTGAGACGCTGCGACTGGTGCGCGAGCGCACCGGTGGTAACCCACTGTTCGCGCGGGAGCTCGTCCGGTTGATGGTCGCCGAGGGTGTCGATGCCGCGCACGGGGCAGTGCCGGCCGGCGTCGGTGATGTGGTGCGCCGCAGGCTGACCCGGTTGCCACCACAGACCGCCACCGCGTTGCGTCAGGCCGCGGTGCTGGGGCGCGAGGTCGATATCACCCTGCTCGGCGAACTTGCTCGCAGCGATGACGATGCGCTGCTCGACGCGCTGGAGCCCGCCGTCCTGGCCGGTCTGGTGGAAGAATCGGCGCCGGACCGGATCCGGTTTGCGCACAATCTTATTCGCGACACCCTGTACGACGATATGTCGGTGCTGCGGCGGTCCCGGTTGCACGCCGCGGCGCTGCAGATGTTGCGCGGGCGCAGAGCAGATGCCGCGTCACTGGCATATCATGCCGTCGCCGCGGCTACCGCCGAAACAGCCATGGAGGCAGCGGATTTCGCGATGGGCGCGGCGGCCGAGGCAGATGCCGTCGGGGCCCCGGCCGAGGCCGCCAGGCGATGGCGCAGCGCGGTGCAGATGTTCGAACTCGCCGGTGCCGACCAGGCGACCGCGATAGCGGCGCGCTGCGGGCTGATCGCCGCACTCGCCCAGGCCGGCGATGCGCTCGGTTCCCGCGAGGAACTGCACCGCACCATGGCGGACCTCGGTCATGATGACGGGATGGCCGTGCGGGCGCTGACCGCGTCGACCAGTCCGCTGGTCTGGCGGGTGCGGGTCGGGGACCAGCTCGACCCCGTCATCGTCGACCCGCTGCGCCGGGTGCTCGAACGCGAGCGGCTCACTCCGATTCGAATCCGCTTGCTGCTGACCCTGTTCACCGAACTCGAGGGTGTCGAGCACGACGCCGCGCTGGCCGCCAGCACCGAGGCGCTGGAGCTGGTGCGCGGGCTCGATGACCGGTGGCTGCTGCTGGCGGTGCTCAACGTCCGGGCGTTCGCCTGCCTGGGACCCGATCTCGCTGATGAGCGGGAAAGCGTTCTCGCCGAGATGCTTTCGGTGGCCGAGGAGCTCGACGCCGTGGACTACCAGGCGGTCGCGCACTGGTTCGCCTTCCTGGACGCCTCCGGGCGATCGGATCTGGCGCGCGCCGCCGCACACGTCGACCAGGCCGTCGCGCGGGCGGGAACCGGACAGCTCGGCTTCCTGCTCGGCGTCCTCGACGCCTTCGGCGCCCAGTTGGCGGTGCTGGCCGGGCACACCGACGAGGGAGAGCGCGGTTATGTCGCGGTCTCGGCGAAACTGGCCGAGTACGGCGTCGCCAATGGGGCCCATATCGGGATCGTCGGGCGCGTCAGCGCGAACCTGGTCCGCGGCAGCCTCGCGCCGATGGCCGACGAACTGGTGGCGGTGCATCGCCACGTGTCCAGGATGATCGCCGACGGCGCCGTGATCGCCCTGCACCAGGCGGGCCGACCGGAGGAGGCAGCCCAGATCTGGACCGAGCGGATACCCAACGAGCGCTCGTTCTATTTCGTGGCGATGGCGACGCTGCGCGCGCACGCCGCGGTCGCAGTCGGTGACCTCGATGTCGCGGTGCGCACCGCCGAGGAGCTGCGGCCCTACTCGGGCCGGTTCGCCGGGCTGGACAACGGCACGCTGCTGACCGGCCCGGTCGACGATGCGCTGGCCGTCGTCGCCGAGGCCACCGGTGACCACCAGCGCGCAGCGGACCACCGGCGGGCCGCTGCCGAACTGATCGATCGACTCCGCGCGGCGGCCCAGGCCCTGCTCGACTGA